From Streptomyces sp. NBC_00690, a single genomic window includes:
- a CDS encoding AfsR/SARP family transcriptional regulator: protein MDIEVMGVLDVQENGVSITPTAPKPRQLLALLALRADRPVPVATLMEELWGSTPPRSARTTLQTYVLQLRELIERALGRGRGRPRVGARGSAKSILVTVPGGYLLDSGGGSSDVREFEELTSAGYRAVDAGDFQGAVRQLKKALELWTGPPFADVPAGEHLYLEIRRLEEVRLCAIDQRISAELRLGRHRDLLSELTVLVNRHPAHENFHAQYMLALHRSGRRVEALEVYQNLRAALVRDLGLEPSADLQRIQRLILISGSDGSLVESVAGRSDSLVHSSC, encoded by the coding sequence ATGGACATTGAGGTTATGGGCGTTTTGGATGTTCAGGAGAATGGTGTTTCCATAACGCCTACTGCGCCTAAGCCGCGGCAGCTGCTTGCCTTGCTGGCGCTTCGTGCTGATCGGCCGGTACCTGTTGCGACTTTGATGGAGGAGTTGTGGGGGAGCACTCCGCCGCGCAGTGCGCGTACTACTTTGCAGACCTATGTGTTGCAGTTGCGTGAGCTGATTGAGCGGGCCCTGGGGCGGGGGCGTGGGCGCCCACGGGTTGGTGCACGGGGTTCGGCCAAGTCGATTTTGGTGACCGTTCCGGGCGGCTACTTATTGGATAGCGGTGGGGGGAGTAGTGATGTGAGGGAATTCGAGGAGTTAACGAGTGCGGGCTATCGTGCTGTGGATGCTGGGGATTTCCAGGGGGCGGTCAGGCAGTTGAAGAAGGCGTTGGAGTTGTGGACCGGACCACCTTTTGCTGATGTGCCAGCCGGTGAGCATCTATATTTGGAGATCAGGCGGTTGGAGGAGGTGAGATTGTGCGCTATTGATCAGCGCATTAGCGCGGAGCTTCGGCTTGGTCGGCATCGTGATCTCCTTTCTGAGTTGACTGTTTTGGTCAATCGTCATCCCGCGCATGAGAATTTTCATGCGCAATATATGCTTGCATTGCATCGGTCTGGGCGGCGCGTTGAGGCATTGGAGGTATATCAGAATTTGCGGGCCGCGCTGGTGCGAGATCTTGGGCTTGAGCCGTCGGCAGATTTGCAGCGGATCCAGCGTTTGATTCTAATTTCGGGGTCTGATGGTTCGTTGGTCGAGTCGGTTGCTGGGCGCTCGGATAGCTTGGTCCATAGCAGTTGTTGA
- a CDS encoding isochorismatase family protein, whose protein sequence is MAGIPPVTAYPLPTEGDLPSPTVSWSVSPKRSVLLVHDMQRYFLRPLPGSLSRQLVHHAAQLRDRCVGRGIPIAYTAQPGGMSDAERGLLKDFWGPGMRPAPEDRLVVDALAPNDADWMFTKWRYSAFFKTDLLERMQAEGRDQLILCGVYAHVGVLATAIDAFARDIQPFLVADATADFSQEYHHRALTYAAERCALVTTVKGVLT, encoded by the coding sequence ATGGCCGGCATACCCCCTGTGACTGCGTACCCGCTGCCCACCGAGGGTGATCTCCCATCACCCACTGTGTCCTGGAGTGTGAGTCCCAAGCGATCGGTCTTGTTGGTCCATGACATGCAGAGGTACTTCCTCAGACCGCTCCCCGGAAGTCTGAGCCGTCAACTAGTGCACCATGCGGCACAGTTACGTGATCGCTGTGTCGGGCGTGGCATTCCCATCGCCTACACCGCCCAGCCGGGGGGAATGAGCGACGCCGAACGTGGTCTGCTGAAGGATTTCTGGGGGCCCGGTATGCGCCCCGCTCCCGAGGACCGCCTGGTCGTCGATGCCCTTGCCCCAAATGATGCCGACTGGATGTTCACCAAATGGCGCTACAGCGCGTTCTTCAAGACTGACCTCCTTGAGCGTATGCAGGCTGAGGGCCGCGATCAACTGATCCTGTGTGGCGTCTATGCCCACGTTGGCGTTCTCGCCACAGCGATCGACGCATTCGCCCGCGACATACAGCCGTTCCTCGTTGCGGACGCCACGGCAGACTTCTCGCAGGAGTACCACCATCGGGCGCTCACCTATGCCGCCGAGCGCTGTGCCCTGGTCACCACGGTCAAGGGGGTTTTGACATGA